The following proteins are encoded in a genomic region of Aquella oligotrophica:
- a CDS encoding pseudouridine synthase, with translation MTRIIIFNKPYGVISQFSPNPPHQTLKDYIPIPGVYPAGRLDTDSEGLMMLTDNGQLQAKIAEPKHGKTKTYWVQVEGVPTDKQLLALESGVDLGDFITAKALVKVIEESADLWSRNPPIRERKTIPTSWLELSITEGKNRQVRRMTAKVGLPTLRLIRSAIGGIRLDGLLPGNYYELAYPDFIKKFNG, from the coding sequence ATGACTAGAATTATCATCTTTAATAAACCTTATGGAGTAATCAGCCAGTTTTCTCCCAATCCACCACACCAGACGCTCAAAGACTATATTCCTATCCCCGGGGTATATCCGGCAGGCAGGCTTGATACTGATAGTGAAGGTTTGATGATGTTAACCGATAACGGACAATTACAGGCAAAGATAGCCGAACCAAAACATGGTAAAACAAAGACCTATTGGGTTCAGGTCGAAGGGGTTCCTACTGATAAGCAATTGTTAGCTCTTGAATCGGGTGTTGATTTGGGTGACTTTATAACAGCCAAAGCATTAGTTAAAGTAATAGAAGAATCAGCTGATTTATGGTCGCGAAATCCACCAATTCGCGAGCGAAAAACCATTCCTACTAGTTGGCTAGAATTGTCAATCACTGAAGGTAAAAATCGCCAAGTTCGACGAATGACAGCCAAAGTTGGTTTGCCAACATTAAGATTAATTCGTTCAGCTATTGGCGGTATCAGATTGGATGGTTTACTGCCCGGCAATTATTATGAGCTGGCGTATCCAGATTTTATAAAAAAATTTAATGGCTAG
- a CDS encoding SRPBCC family protein encodes MKYTVIKERLIPASSQQILNYLTDFNNWSSWSPWACLDPATVVNCQNNYLEWESKFTGVGNMKLISHTQNQVNIELNFLKPFKSQAQVTFRLDEMSSNETKVAWQMESKLPLFLCFFKKIFQVMIGRDFERGLTRLEYMVKFGKIPSRLEYFDTPDTIAGFKVAGISSFSHMSGIANSMRTTFARLHELVNEASILPTGMVCFCDKFKISQEVMYYTAAAIYDGSKVSSNGLSRRNIPEHKAIKVTLYGSYEFLGDAWAGIYAHLRGLKLKVDKRVAPYEVYIKGPHNANNPEEYVTEIYMPVK; translated from the coding sequence ATGAAATATACTGTAATTAAAGAGCGATTGATTCCTGCATCTAGTCAGCAAATATTAAATTATCTTACTGATTTTAATAACTGGAGTAGCTGGTCACCGTGGGCATGTCTTGATCCTGCTACTGTTGTAAATTGTCAAAATAATTATCTTGAGTGGGAAAGCAAATTTACTGGTGTTGGGAATATGAAGCTAATTAGTCATACTCAGAATCAAGTAAATATTGAATTAAACTTTCTCAAACCTTTCAAATCACAGGCTCAGGTAACGTTTAGACTTGATGAAATGTCCTCGAATGAGACAAAAGTCGCTTGGCAAATGGAAAGTAAATTACCATTATTTTTATGTTTCTTCAAAAAAATATTTCAGGTTATGATCGGACGTGATTTTGAGCGCGGGTTAACTAGACTTGAATATATGGTTAAATTTGGTAAAATTCCATCGCGGCTTGAATATTTTGATACACCTGATACAATTGCTGGGTTTAAGGTGGCAGGAATCAGTAGTTTTTCTCATATGTCTGGAATTGCTAATAGTATGCGGACTACTTTTGCAAGACTACATGAGTTAGTAAATGAGGCTAGTATTTTGCCAACTGGAATGGTTTGTTTTTGTGATAAATTCAAGATTAGTCAGGAAGTAATGTATTATACAGCTGCTGCTATTTATGATGGGAGCAAGGTTTCTTCTAATGGACTAAGCCGTAGAAATATCCCAGAGCATAAAGCAATAAAGGTAACCTTGTATGGTAGTTATGAGTTTTTGGGTGATGCTTGGGCTGGTATATATGCACATCTACGTGGATTAAAACTAAAAGTAGATAAGCGAGTAGCTCCATATGAGGTGTACATTAAGGGGCCACATAATGCCAACAACCCCGAAGAATATGTAACTGAAATTTATATGCCAGTCAAATAA
- a CDS encoding fumarate hydratase: MPTLIKQNDFIQSVADSLQYISYYHPLDFIQAMAKAYEHEESPAAKDAIAQILVNSRMSAEGKRPICQDTGIVCAFIKVGMDVQFTDATMSIQQMVDEGVKLAYLYPDNKLRASVLADPAFGRKNTQNNGPAVVHFDIVPGNTIEVEIAAKGGGSENKSKFAMLNPSDSIVDWVIKTVPQMGAGWCPPGMLGIGIGGTAEKAMLLAKKSLMDSIDMADLIARGPQNKVEELRIELYEKVNALGIGAQGLGGLTTVLDVKILDYPTHAASKPIAMIPNCAATRHIHFTLDGSGPAILTPPKLEDYPSVTLSNNSSKRINIDNISKEELASWKTGDTILLSGKILTGRDAAHKRITEMLDKGEQLPVDFNGRFIYYVGPVDPVRDEVVGPAGPTTSTRMDKFTRQMLEATGLIGMIGKSERGQVAIDAIKDNKAVYLIAVGGAAYLVSKAIKSAKVVAFPDLGMEAVYEFEVEDMPVTVAVDSTGDSVHQSAPKIWAQKIALRA, from the coding sequence ATGCCCACTTTAATCAAGCAAAATGACTTCATACAATCAGTAGCAGATAGTTTACAGTATATTTCCTATTACCACCCATTGGATTTTATTCAGGCGATGGCAAAAGCATATGAACATGAAGAGTCTCCTGCTGCTAAAGATGCGATTGCGCAGATATTGGTAAATTCACGCATGAGTGCCGAGGGTAAACGCCCGATTTGTCAAGATACCGGGATTGTTTGTGCCTTTATTAAAGTCGGAATGGATGTCCAGTTTACTGATGCCACAATGTCGATTCAACAGATGGTTGATGAAGGAGTTAAATTAGCTTATCTTTATCCAGATAATAAATTACGTGCTTCAGTTCTTGCTGATCCAGCTTTTGGACGGAAGAATACTCAAAATAATGGCCCGGCTGTAGTACATTTTGATATTGTTCCGGGTAATACGATCGAGGTTGAAATTGCGGCAAAAGGTGGTGGTTCAGAGAATAAATCAAAATTTGCAATGTTAAATCCCTCAGATTCAATCGTTGATTGGGTAATAAAAACTGTGCCGCAAATGGGCGCAGGCTGGTGTCCTCCGGGTATGCTTGGAATTGGGATTGGTGGCACTGCTGAAAAAGCTATGTTGTTAGCCAAGAAATCTTTGATGGATTCAATTGATATGGCTGATTTGATTGCCCGTGGTCCACAAAATAAAGTTGAGGAATTACGGATTGAACTTTATGAAAAGGTTAATGCATTAGGGATTGGGGCTCAGGGTCTAGGCGGATTAACAACGGTTTTGGATGTTAAAATTTTAGATTATCCTACGCATGCTGCAAGTAAACCAATTGCCATGATTCCAAATTGTGCAGCTACACGACATATTCATTTTACTCTTGATGGTAGTGGGCCTGCAATACTAACTCCGCCAAAACTTGAAGATTATCCATCGGTTACTTTAAGTAATAATAGTTCAAAAAGGATTAATATAGATAATATATCCAAAGAGGAATTAGCAAGTTGGAAAACCGGAGATACCATTTTATTATCCGGTAAAATATTAACTGGCCGTGATGCTGCCCACAAGCGGATTACTGAGATGCTTGATAAAGGTGAGCAATTGCCAGTTGATTTTAATGGACGGTTTATATATTATGTCGGGCCTGTTGATCCTGTACGTGATGAGGTAGTTGGTCCAGCTGGTCCGACAACATCTACTCGGATGGATAAATTTACTCGTCAGATGCTCGAGGCAACAGGTTTAATTGGGATGATAGGTAAATCGGAGCGCGGTCAGGTGGCGATTGATGCAATCAAAGATAACAAAGCAGTATATCTCATCGCTGTTGGTGGTGCTGCGTATCTAGTATCTAAAGCGATTAAATCGGCAAAAGTGGTTGCTTTTCCTGATTTGGGTATGGAGGCTGTCTATGAGTTTGAAGTTGAAGATATGCCTGTTACTGTTGCCGTTGATAGTACTGGAGACTCTGTTCATCAAAGTGCTCCAAAAATATGGGCACAAAAAATCGCTTTACGCGCATAA
- the accD gene encoding acetyl-CoA carboxylase, carboxyltransferase subunit beta, giving the protein MSWLSKLLPPKVQVDSTEKANVPEGLWHKCDSCNEILYYTDLEQNLDVCPKCEHHHPLNARNRIAMLLDSDGRIEIAREVLPVDSLKFKDSKAYEERLTAAQAKIGEDDALVVMQGTINNEPAVVAAFEFRFIGGSMGSVVGERFVRGVKAAADNNCAFICVAASGGARMQEGVNSLMQMAKTSAALHLLTQKQLPFISILTDPTMGGVSASFAFLGDVVIAEPGALIGFAGPRVIEQTVREKLPEGFQSAEFLLEKGAIDMVVPRKQLKSQIAKIIQLFLNKGISA; this is encoded by the coding sequence ATGAGTTGGCTTAGTAAACTGTTACCTCCAAAGGTTCAGGTTGATTCTACCGAAAAGGCAAATGTTCCAGAGGGACTGTGGCATAAATGTGATAGTTGTAATGAGATTTTGTATTATACCGATTTAGAGCAAAATCTTGACGTTTGTCCAAAATGTGAGCATCATCATCCATTAAATGCTAGAAATAGAATAGCTATGCTACTTGATAGTGATGGACGCATTGAGATTGCTCGTGAAGTCTTGCCTGTTGATAGTTTGAAATTCAAAGATTCAAAAGCATACGAAGAACGACTGACAGCAGCACAAGCAAAAATAGGTGAAGATGATGCACTAGTTGTAATGCAGGGAACTATTAATAATGAACCTGCTGTTGTTGCTGCATTTGAGTTTCGCTTTATTGGGGGCTCAATGGGGTCAGTTGTCGGGGAACGTTTTGTTCGTGGGGTAAAAGCTGCTGCGGATAATAATTGTGCCTTTATCTGTGTGGCGGCATCTGGTGGTGCTAGGATGCAAGAAGGTGTTAACTCTCTGATGCAGATGGCAAAGACATCAGCTGCCCTACATCTGTTAACTCAAAAACAGTTACCTTTTATTTCCATCTTAACTGATCCTACAATGGGTGGTGTTTCCGCTAGTTTCGCTTTTCTTGGTGATGTGGTAATTGCAGAGCCTGGTGCCTTGATTGGTTTTGCTGGTCCACGCGTGATTGAACAGACGGTTAGAGAAAAACTACCAGAAGGTTTCCAAAGTGCTGAATTTCTTCTTGAAAAGGGAGCAATTGATATGGTTGTCCCGAGAAAGCAATTAAAATCGCAGATCGCAAAAATTATTCAGCTTTTTTTGAATAAAGGGATTAGTGCATAA
- a CDS encoding 5'-methylthioadenosine/adenosylhomocysteine nucleosidase has product MILGIICAMQEELDEITKELALTPVNRIDLCSNSYSVYTSGSHTIVSGVCGIGKVNAAVTTQLMIDKFTPDKIINVGVAGSLSQNLVFGDVVIAEDLVQHDFDITPFGVRLGQIARMDTFSFPTDSSVNKLILDNLALPENKIVLGRIVSGDQFIDDKSKAEFLAKEFDAVACEMEGAAIAHVCYLNKLPVCVIRSLSDMAGQDGEAIHSFNDLKFMAAARAAKVVVNLLEHI; this is encoded by the coding sequence ATGATACTTGGAATTATTTGTGCGATGCAGGAAGAGCTGGATGAGATAACTAAAGAATTGGCACTTACTCCAGTTAATCGGATTGATCTTTGCAGTAATAGTTATTCTGTTTATACGTCTGGTAGTCATACCATTGTTTCTGGGGTTTGTGGAATTGGCAAGGTGAATGCGGCTGTTACTACACAGTTGATGATTGATAAGTTCACTCCTGATAAGATTATTAATGTTGGTGTTGCAGGTAGTTTAAGCCAGAATTTGGTATTTGGTGATGTGGTAATTGCTGAAGATCTCGTTCAACATGATTTTGATATAACTCCGTTTGGTGTTCGTCTTGGACAAATTGCGCGGATGGATACTTTTTCATTTCCAACCGATAGTAGTGTAAATAAACTTATATTAGATAATTTGGCATTACCTGAAAATAAGATTGTACTTGGACGTATTGTTAGTGGTGATCAGTTTATTGATGATAAAAGTAAAGCTGAATTTTTGGCAAAAGAATTTGACGCTGTAGCTTGTGAAATGGAAGGTGCAGCAATTGCACACGTTTGTTATCTGAATAAGTTGCCAGTTTGTGTTATTCGTTCACTCTCGGATATGGCAGGACAAGATGGTGAAGCTATTCATTCTTTTAATGATTTAAAATTTATGGCAGCAGCTAGGGCTGCCAAAGTGGTGGTTAATTTATTGGAGCATATATAA